A genomic window from Luteolibacter sp. LG18 includes:
- a CDS encoding PEP-CTERM sorting domain-containing protein (PEP-CTERM proteins occur, often in large numbers, in the proteomes of bacteria that also encode an exosortase, a predicted intramembrane cysteine proteinase. The presence of a PEP-CTERM domain at a protein's C-terminus predicts cleavage within the sorting domain, followed by covalent anchoring to some some component of the (usually Gram-negative) cell surface. Many PEP-CTERM proteins exhibit an unusual sequence composition that includes large numbers of potential glycosylation sites. Expression of one such protein has been shown restore the ability of a bacterium to form floc, a type of biofilm.), with protein MQPLLKNGLSVLGSVAMLLGLGSSGVIAATVTWGSDYASQISTSTGDGVDSSYTIEMGVFVNGFVPTVDNTTEWAANWRTLDTAEYDPINGYFTGTFDIQSDGSSTGTGADSGVVFSGMMSYVWVHSNGPEDTYPEWFLARSGSWVVPDAPAQDCCDNTLPVQWAISDLGNGDTPVIGARGNSIGGGVASEPGNYDLQTYLVLTVPEPSSLVLSLVSLGLLLRRRRPSHD; from the coding sequence ATGCAACCGCTTTTGAAAAACGGCCTCTCCGTCCTCGGCAGCGTGGCCATGCTCCTGGGCCTCGGTTCCTCCGGGGTGATCGCCGCCACGGTGACCTGGGGGAGCGACTACGCCAGCCAGATCTCCACCAGCACCGGAGATGGGGTGGACTCCAGCTACACCATCGAGATGGGGGTCTTCGTCAATGGCTTCGTGCCGACGGTCGACAACACCACCGAGTGGGCTGCCAACTGGCGGACGCTCGATACCGCCGAATACGATCCGATCAACGGCTACTTCACCGGCACCTTCGACATCCAATCGGATGGCAGCAGCACCGGCACGGGTGCGGACAGCGGGGTCGTGTTTTCCGGGATGATGTCCTACGTGTGGGTTCACAGCAACGGCCCGGAGGATACCTACCCCGAGTGGTTCCTGGCCCGCAGCGGGAGCTGGGTGGTCCCGGATGCACCGGCACAGGATTGCTGCGACAACACCCTCCCGGTGCAGTGGGCGATCAGTGATCTCGGCAATGGCGACACGCCGGTGATCGGGGCGCGTGGCAATTCCATCGGCGGAGGCGTGGCCTCGGAGCCGGGGAACTACGATCTCCAGACCTACCTCGTGCTCACCGTGCCGGAACCCAGCAGCCTGGTCTTGTCGCTGGTCTCGCTCGGCCTGCTGCTGCGCCGCCGCCGCCCTTCCCATGATTGA
- a CDS encoding YdeI/OmpD-associated family protein codes for MSARPKTTGVNPKVDEFLNDATKWREEFERLRKIALGCRLTEDLKWGQPCYTLDGKNIVLMHGFKDYCALLFFKGALMKDPAGILIKQTENVQAARQIRFTSVREIVKLEPTLKAYIEEAMAVEKAGLEVDYKKTSEFEMPEEFQTKLKSDASLKAAFKALTPGRQRAYLLHFSSAKQSKTRESRIAKCIPRILEGKGLDD; via the coding sequence ATGAGCGCGCGACCGAAAACGACCGGTGTGAATCCCAAGGTGGACGAGTTCCTGAATGATGCCACGAAATGGCGGGAGGAGTTCGAGCGTCTGAGAAAGATCGCCCTTGGCTGTCGGCTCACCGAGGACCTCAAGTGGGGCCAGCCGTGTTACACGCTCGATGGGAAGAACATCGTCCTGATGCACGGCTTCAAGGACTATTGCGCGCTGCTGTTCTTCAAGGGCGCGCTGATGAAGGACCCCGCGGGCATCCTCATCAAGCAAACGGAGAACGTGCAGGCGGCGCGTCAGATTCGCTTCACCAGTGTCCGGGAGATCGTGAAGCTGGAACCCACGTTGAAAGCTTACATCGAGGAAGCCATGGCGGTGGAGAAGGCCGGTCTGGAAGTGGACTACAAGAAGACCTCGGAGTTCGAGATGCCGGAGGAATTCCAAACCAAACTGAAGAGCGACGCCTCCCTGAAGGCCGCGTTCAAAGCCCTGACCCCGGGCCGCCAGCGGGCCTACCTGCTCCACTTCTCCTCGGCCAAGCAATCGAAGACGCGGGAATCACGGATCGCGAAATGCATCCCCCGGATACTCGAGGGCAAGGGGCTGGATGATTAG
- a CDS encoding 6,7-dimethyl-8-ribityllumazine synthase: MNIAFVSATWHADLLGIAKDACMEALGKDVATRAFTVPGALEIPLMAQTLAKTSRYDAIIAIGLIVDGGIYRHEFVADAVISGMMRVQLDTGVPIFSCVLTPVQFDESEERLSFFRDHLALKGREVGNACLRMLEALASARS; this comes from the coding sequence ATGAACATCGCGTTTGTTTCCGCCACCTGGCACGCGGATCTGCTTGGGATCGCCAAGGATGCCTGCATGGAAGCCCTGGGAAAGGACGTGGCGACCAGGGCCTTCACGGTTCCCGGGGCTTTGGAGATCCCGCTGATGGCACAGACGCTGGCCAAGACGAGTCGCTACGATGCGATCATCGCCATCGGATTGATTGTCGATGGCGGCATCTACCGGCACGAGTTCGTGGCGGACGCCGTGATCTCGGGGATGATGCGTGTCCAGCTCGACACCGGCGTCCCTATTTTCTCCTGCGTCCTCACTCCGGTGCAGTTTGACGAAAGCGAGGAGCGCCTCTCCTTCTTCCGCGATCACCTCGCCCTCAAGGGCCGGGAGGTGGGAAATGCCTGTCTGAGGATGCTGGAGGCCCTGGCATCTGCTCGGTCGTAG
- a CDS encoding ATP-binding protein has translation MCGYYGDSKRQCRCTSRQIETYRQRISGPLLDRIDLHVDVPLVDYRELSSTSNGGESSATIRERVQGARAVQLRRFKNKSTQTNSAMGARLVREHCKLDGVGAGYLEQAMEQMNFSARPPRRQRPHPPGRRAGAIQSALYPHLSGGSLFFAPAGAERDSPSFKRSVAGDANRSLASPSCR, from the coding sequence ATGTGCGGTTACTACGGGGACAGCAAACGCCAGTGCCGCTGCACCAGCCGCCAGATCGAAACCTATCGCCAGCGCATCAGCGGCCCCTTGCTGGACCGCATCGACCTGCACGTGGATGTGCCGCTGGTCGATTACCGTGAGCTATCCTCCACCTCCAACGGCGGCGAATCCTCCGCCACTATCCGCGAACGTGTCCAGGGCGCCCGCGCGGTCCAACTTCGGCGCTTCAAGAACAAGTCCACCCAAACCAATTCCGCAATGGGAGCCCGCCTCGTGCGAGAGCACTGCAAGCTCGACGGCGTCGGTGCGGGTTACTTGGAGCAAGCGATGGAGCAGATGAACTTCTCCGCCCGCCCCCCTCGGCGGCAGCGACCACATCCGCCCGGACGACGTGCTGGGGCGATCCAATCTGCCCTTTACCCACATCTTTCCGGAGGTTCGCTCTTCTTTGCCCCGGCAGGGGCCGAGAGGGATTCTCCGAGTTTCAAGCGTTCCGTGGCGGGGGACGCCAACAGGTCCCTCGCGAGCCCGTCCTGCCGATGA